In one window of Frigoriglobus tundricola DNA:
- the tnpC gene encoding IS66 family transposase, whose amino-acid sequence MTPVPQPPELPSDLPPQVVAYIRILEATIAELTAQVTGLTTRVAELEARLNQNSTNSSKPPSSDAPHVKPAPPKPPSGKRRGGQPGHPKAERTLLPPDEIRALKPSTCRDCAHPLTGDDPQPAVHQVHEIPVITPHVTEYRCHRLRCPHCGTTTAATVPAEAATGYGPRAQAVAAVLTGSCRLGKRGTSQLFADLFGLPLSPAMVCKLQHRTAEALKPVAEDALIYTRGQPANVDETGWTQGRKRAWLWVAVTTFVVAFLIRKTRGRSAFDDLRAGSTAVHTTDRYPVYTHLSKHTRQLCWAHLRRDFQAMIDRGGSGTAIGAALLASSDALFEHWYRVRDGTLARSTFRSNYVPELRHQIGEHLRTGAACGCAKTAATCGDLLAVEASLWTFARVVGVEPTNNAAEREVRHAVCWRKTSFGTDSERGSRFVERILTVLASCRRQNRNVLAFLTDAIRAHRNGEPAPTLLPA is encoded by the coding sequence ATGACGCCTGTCCCTCAACCGCCGGAACTCCCGAGCGACCTGCCCCCACAGGTCGTGGCGTATATCCGCATTCTTGAGGCCACGATTGCCGAACTCACCGCCCAGGTCACCGGGCTCACCACCCGCGTCGCGGAACTCGAGGCCCGTCTCAACCAGAACTCCACCAACTCGTCCAAGCCCCCTTCGTCCGACGCCCCGCACGTGAAACCGGCCCCGCCCAAGCCGCCCTCGGGCAAGAGACGAGGCGGGCAACCGGGGCACCCCAAAGCCGAACGCACCCTGCTGCCGCCCGATGAGATCCGGGCACTTAAGCCGTCCACGTGCCGGGACTGTGCGCACCCGTTGACCGGGGACGACCCACAACCGGCCGTTCATCAGGTCCACGAGATCCCCGTCATCACGCCTCACGTCACCGAGTATCGGTGCCACCGGCTCCGGTGCCCGCACTGCGGCACGACGACCGCGGCGACGGTGCCGGCCGAGGCGGCGACCGGATACGGACCCCGGGCTCAGGCGGTGGCCGCGGTGCTCACCGGCTCGTGCCGCCTGGGCAAGCGCGGCACGAGCCAATTGTTCGCCGACCTGTTCGGCCTGCCCCTGAGCCCGGCGATGGTGTGCAAGCTCCAGCACCGAACCGCGGAGGCGTTGAAGCCGGTGGCCGAGGACGCCCTGATCTACACCCGCGGACAACCGGCCAACGTGGACGAGACCGGCTGGACCCAAGGCCGCAAGCGGGCCTGGTTGTGGGTGGCCGTGACCACGTTCGTGGTGGCCTTCCTGATCCGAAAGACCCGGGGCCGAAGCGCCTTCGATGATCTGCGAGCGGGCTCGACGGCCGTCCACACGACCGACCGGTATCCGGTGTACACGCACCTTTCCAAGCACACGCGCCAGCTGTGCTGGGCGCACCTGCGTCGCGATTTCCAGGCGATGATCGACCGCGGCGGTTCCGGGACGGCGATCGGTGCGGCTCTGTTGGCGAGTTCGGACGCCTTGTTCGAGCATTGGTATCGGGTCCGGGACGGAACCCTCGCGCGGTCCACATTCCGATCGAACTACGTCCCCGAATTGCGTCACCAGATCGGCGAGCACCTGCGGACCGGGGCTGCGTGCGGCTGCGCCAAGACCGCCGCCACCTGCGGCGACCTGTTGGCCGTCGAGGCGTCGTTGTGGACGTTCGCGCGGGTCGTCGGTGTGGAACCGACCAACAACGCGGCCGAGCGCGAGGTGCGCCACGCGGTGTGCTGGCGCAAAACCAGCTTCGGGACCGACAGCGAACGCGGGAGCCGATTCGTGGAACGCATCTTGACGGTCCTCGCCTCGTGCCGCCGGCAGAACCGCAACGTATTGGCATTCCTCACCGACGCCATCCGCGCACACCGCAATGGCGAGCCGGCACCGACACTGCTCCCGGCCTAA
- a CDS encoding YifB family Mg chelatase-like AAA ATPase codes for MLAQLNTFALLGIDAVPVQVEVDTSPAQQPKTVIVGLPEMAVRESIHRIERAMVNLGYRLPTGRTVINLAPADLRKDAGAFDLPISLGLLASMGQIVADQLETFAIVGELALDGTVRPVVGALSMAMEARTRGVTKLIVPALNAREAAVVREVEVFGVGSLAEAVGIVTGAAPIDPVSPPTDEIEKLNKYTIDFADVKGQEFAKRALTVAASGGHNVIMLGSPGSGKTMLARRLPTILPPLTPDESLETTRIYSAVGKLQPGEALLCTRPFRSPHHTISDAGMVGGGTVPQPGEISLSHKGVLFLDELPEFNRRSLEALRQPLEEGRVTISRAAHSTTFPADFVLCAAMNPCPCGFLGDPKKPCKCAPISIEKYMARISGPLLDRIDLHIEVPPVPFEDLSKPGEGTGSAAMREQVYAARAVQAKRFGTAGGLNGRMTSREIRTHCALDADGLTTLKEAMEALGLSARAHDRILRVARTIADLSGSERITQDHVAEAIGFRALDRKLWER; via the coding sequence ATGCTTGCCCAACTGAACACCTTCGCCCTGCTCGGTATCGACGCCGTTCCCGTACAAGTCGAAGTCGACACGTCCCCGGCCCAACAGCCGAAAACGGTGATCGTCGGACTGCCGGAAATGGCGGTGCGCGAGAGCATTCACCGCATCGAGCGGGCGATGGTGAACCTCGGTTACCGCCTGCCGACCGGGCGCACCGTGATCAACCTCGCCCCGGCGGACTTGCGGAAGGACGCCGGCGCCTTCGACCTGCCCATTTCGCTGGGCCTACTGGCCTCGATGGGTCAAATCGTCGCCGACCAACTCGAAACATTTGCCATCGTGGGCGAACTGGCGCTCGACGGCACGGTGCGTCCGGTGGTCGGGGCGCTGTCGATGGCGATGGAGGCCCGCACGCGGGGCGTCACGAAGCTGATCGTGCCCGCGCTGAACGCCCGCGAGGCCGCGGTGGTGCGCGAGGTGGAGGTGTTCGGCGTCGGGTCGCTGGCGGAAGCGGTGGGGATCGTCACCGGGGCCGCGCCGATCGATCCGGTGTCGCCGCCGACCGACGAGATCGAGAAGCTCAACAAGTACACCATCGACTTCGCGGACGTGAAGGGTCAGGAGTTCGCCAAGCGCGCCCTGACGGTCGCCGCCAGCGGCGGGCACAACGTCATCATGCTCGGGTCGCCGGGCTCGGGCAAAACGATGCTCGCCCGGCGGCTGCCGACGATCCTGCCGCCGCTGACCCCGGACGAGAGCCTGGAGACGACGCGGATCTACTCCGCGGTGGGCAAGCTCCAGCCGGGGGAAGCGCTGCTCTGCACGCGGCCCTTCCGGAGCCCGCACCACACGATCAGCGACGCCGGCATGGTGGGCGGCGGGACGGTGCCGCAGCCGGGCGAGATCTCGCTGTCGCACAAGGGGGTGCTGTTCCTGGACGAGCTGCCGGAGTTCAACCGGCGGAGCCTGGAGGCGCTGCGTCAGCCGCTGGAGGAGGGCCGGGTGACGATCAGCCGGGCGGCGCACTCGACGACCTTCCCGGCCGACTTCGTGCTGTGCGCCGCGATGAACCCGTGCCCGTGCGGGTTCCTGGGCGACCCGAAGAAGCCGTGTAAGTGCGCGCCGATCTCGATCGAGAAGTACATGGCTCGCATCAGCGGCCCGCTGCTGGACCGCATCGACCTGCACATCGAAGTTCCGCCGGTGCCGTTCGAGGACCTGTCGAAGCCGGGGGAGGGGACGGGGAGCGCGGCGATGCGGGAGCAGGTGTACGCGGCGCGGGCGGTCCAGGCCAAGCGGTTCGGCACGGCCGGTGGGCTGAACGGTCGGATGACGTCCCGGGAGATCCGCACGCACTGCGCGCTTGACGCCGACGGCCTGACGACGCTGAAGGAGGCGATGGAGGCGCTGGGCCTGTCGGCACGGGCGCACGACCGCATCCTGCGTGTGGCGCGCACCATCGCGGACCTGTCGGGGAGCGAGCGGATCACGCAGGACCACGTGGCCGAGGCGATCGGGTTCCGGGCGCTGGATCGGAAACTGTGGGAGCGGTGA
- a CDS encoding zinc ribbon domain-containing protein, whose protein sequence is MPSVTQIACPECEEPLKVPESVFGKKIKCKHCGHAFVAKDPTAGQKKPAVKPSKPGPAAPAKKEEPKPEPKPEGPAPYKFQDDDEDAMGAKPNPLGVIAEEDVARCPFCAQELDPPDAKVCLHCGFNNLTRTRAESKKVWAPDANDYLNHLGPGVAALLICIALIVLDVICYVNMREWMTGTFLQKDDVGPDGLKGFYIKPGAFITLILALTVMPVLGTGRFAIKRLCIENKPVERVKL, encoded by the coding sequence ATGCCGAGCGTCACCCAAATCGCTTGCCCCGAATGCGAAGAGCCACTGAAGGTGCCGGAATCGGTGTTCGGTAAGAAGATCAAGTGCAAGCACTGCGGCCACGCGTTCGTCGCGAAGGACCCGACCGCGGGGCAAAAAAAGCCGGCCGTCAAGCCCTCGAAACCCGGCCCGGCCGCACCCGCCAAGAAAGAGGAACCGAAACCGGAGCCGAAGCCGGAGGGCCCCGCCCCGTACAAGTTTCAGGACGATGACGAGGACGCGATGGGCGCGAAGCCGAACCCGCTGGGCGTGATCGCGGAGGAGGACGTCGCGCGGTGCCCGTTCTGTGCCCAAGAACTCGACCCCCCGGACGCGAAAGTGTGCCTGCACTGCGGGTTCAACAACCTGACCCGCACGCGGGCCGAGTCCAAAAAGGTGTGGGCGCCCGACGCGAACGACTACCTCAACCACCTGGGGCCGGGCGTCGCCGCCCTGCTCATTTGCATCGCGCTGATCGTACTGGACGTGATCTGTTACGTGAACATGCGGGAATGGATGACCGGCACGTTCCTCCAGAAGGACGACGTGGGGCCCGACGGGCTGAAGGGGTTCTACATCAAACCCGGCGCGTTCATCACCCTCATCCTGGCCCTCACCGTCATGCCGGTCCTCGGCACCGGGCGCTTCGCCATCAAGCGCCTGTGCATCGAGAACAAGCCCGTCGAGCGGGTCAAGCTTTAG
- a CDS encoding polyprenol monophosphomannose synthase, whose protein sequence is MTDSPEFAPDHRPTPGEEAGAPAPRTGEPRLLVSFATYNEAGNIAALIAEVHKVVPHADVLVIDDNSPDGTGRIASDLAERDPRVHVLHRPAKLGLGTATLAAMKFAMSRGYDFLLNMDADFSHPPRYVPGILAGMSKNDVMIGSRYVRGGGTENWPLPRRVISQTVNLVVRFLFRMPVKDASGAFRCYRVSVLRNAELDRVRSRGYSFQQEVLFRCFKAGAKLGEYPIIFENRRAGASKVNRKEAVRSMSMLLYIGLRNVFGLEQKRK, encoded by the coding sequence GTGACCGATTCCCCCGAATTCGCCCCCGACCACCGCCCCACCCCGGGGGAAGAGGCCGGCGCACCGGCGCCGCGCACGGGCGAGCCACGGCTGCTCGTCTCGTTCGCCACGTACAACGAGGCCGGGAACATCGCGGCCCTGATCGCGGAAGTCCACAAGGTCGTCCCGCACGCGGACGTCCTCGTCATCGACGACAACTCGCCCGACGGCACCGGCCGCATCGCCTCGGACCTCGCCGAACGAGACCCCCGCGTTCACGTCCTGCACCGCCCCGCCAAGTTGGGGCTGGGCACCGCCACGCTCGCCGCAATGAAGTTCGCCATGTCGCGGGGGTACGACTTCCTGCTGAACATGGACGCCGACTTCAGCCACCCGCCGCGGTACGTGCCCGGCATCCTGGCGGGGATGAGCAAGAACGACGTGATGATCGGCTCGCGGTACGTCCGCGGCGGCGGGACCGAGAACTGGCCGCTGCCGCGCCGCGTCATCAGCCAGACCGTGAACTTGGTCGTGCGGTTCCTGTTCCGCATGCCCGTCAAGGACGCCAGCGGCGCCTTCCGGTGCTACCGCGTGAGTGTGCTCCGCAACGCGGAACTCGACCGCGTCCGCTCCCGGGGCTACTCGTTCCAGCAGGAAGTGTTGTTCCGCTGCTTTAAGGCGGGGGCGAAACTCGGCGAGTACCCCATCATCTTCGAGAACCGGCGGGCCGGCGCGAGCAAGGTGAACCGCAAGGAAGCCGTCCGCTCGATGAGCATGTTGCTTTACATCGGCCTGCGTAACGTGTTCGGGCTGGAACAGAAGCGGAAATAG
- a CDS encoding sigma-70 family RNA polymerase sigma factor, translating into MIRKHIQNLRTALLIPDGVEATDEQLLADLFRDPAGPAFALAVRRHGGMVWGVCRRILRNYHDAEQAFQATFLALFERVRARAAVAQLGGWLHEVARCIAKNLSREVWRRTERDRRAGEHAAPGSTSRSGGGLEPLLDTELRGLLDDELSRLPDRYRVVLLLCDLDGATRSEAARRLGVREGTVAGRLTRGRALLAKRLARRGVTAPTVTLAVGIAPQGASASAPTSLVGSTVRAVRRGAAGRTADAISSEVAALTEGTVKAMFLSKCRSVAVVVLVVVGLGGGVIGAAASATTGPGGADRGAGPVRSAAARRQAKGPGEPAPRRPVPVRDLKVRDPLEGHTDSVTAVAFSPDGKTLASASRDATIKLWDVATGKERTALTGHTGSVVAVAFAPDGKTVASAGADKEIRLWDVATGKCTRTLSGHTEPVTSVAFGPNGKALASGSDDRTVRLWDPASGKATATLEGHPAGVECVAFAPDGKTVAAGGGKGTIQFWNVATGKGTMTVTDGECSVRSLAYSPDGKTVASGHARGTDALKLWEAATGKNVAVLDGHTSTAFLSYTPSGANLITVSGDMTLVCWNVATGRGDVSFRDVDSGTSVTVSPDGKHVATGGTFDKAVKVWDVEYADPPKK; encoded by the coding sequence ATGATCCGAAAGCACATCCAGAACCTTCGCACCGCGCTGCTCATTCCGGACGGCGTGGAGGCGACCGACGAGCAACTTCTGGCGGACCTGTTCCGCGATCCGGCCGGACCGGCCTTTGCGCTCGCGGTGCGCCGTCATGGGGGGATGGTCTGGGGCGTCTGTCGTCGCATCTTGCGCAACTACCACGACGCCGAGCAAGCGTTTCAAGCGACCTTCCTCGCGCTGTTCGAGCGGGTCCGGGCGCGGGCCGCGGTGGCGCAACTCGGCGGCTGGCTCCATGAGGTGGCGCGGTGTATCGCGAAGAACCTGAGTCGGGAGGTGTGGAGGCGAACGGAACGGGACCGCCGGGCGGGGGAACACGCCGCACCCGGTTCAACGTCACGGTCCGGTGGGGGCTTGGAGCCCCTTCTCGACACCGAGCTGCGTGGGCTCCTCGATGACGAACTGAGCCGACTCCCTGATCGCTACCGCGTTGTCCTTCTCTTGTGTGACCTGGACGGAGCGACCCGGAGCGAGGCCGCGCGTCGGCTCGGGGTGCGGGAGGGGACCGTTGCAGGACGGCTGACACGGGGCCGCGCGCTCCTGGCGAAGCGATTGGCCCGACGCGGGGTCACCGCCCCAACCGTGACGCTGGCCGTCGGGATCGCGCCTCAAGGTGCGTCGGCATCCGCGCCCACCTCGTTGGTGGGTTCGACAGTTCGGGCCGTGCGCCGCGGGGCGGCGGGGCGCACGGCCGATGCGATTTCGTCCGAGGTTGCCGCTCTTACAGAAGGGACGGTCAAGGCCATGTTCTTGAGCAAGTGCAGAAGCGTTGCGGTCGTTGTGTTGGTCGTCGTCGGCCTGGGGGGCGGCGTCATCGGTGCGGCCGCCAGTGCTACGACCGGACCGGGGGGCGCCGATCGGGGCGCCGGCCCGGTCCGGTCGGCCGCGGCCCGGCGCCAGGCGAAGGGGCCGGGCGAGCCCGCACCCCGGCGCCCGGTACCGGTGCGTGACCTCAAGGTGCGGGACCCGCTCGAGGGGCACACCGATTCGGTCACCGCCGTCGCGTTCAGCCCGGACGGCAAAACCTTGGCCTCAGCAAGCAGGGACGCGACGATCAAATTGTGGGACGTCGCCACCGGAAAGGAACGGACCGCCCTCACGGGGCACACGGGGAGCGTCGTTGCGGTCGCGTTCGCACCGGACGGGAAGACCGTGGCCTCGGCCGGAGCGGACAAGGAGATCCGGCTCTGGGATGTCGCCACCGGCAAATGCACCCGGACCCTCTCCGGGCACACGGAACCGGTAACGAGTGTCGCGTTCGGCCCCAACGGGAAGGCTCTCGCCTCGGGGAGCGACGATCGGACGGTTCGGCTCTGGGATCCCGCGTCCGGAAAGGCGACCGCGACCCTGGAGGGGCACCCCGCGGGGGTCGAGTGCGTGGCGTTTGCCCCCGACGGGAAGACCGTGGCCGCGGGCGGGGGCAAGGGCACGATTCAGTTTTGGAACGTAGCGACCGGGAAGGGCACGATGACGGTCACCGACGGCGAGTGCTCGGTCCGGTCCCTCGCGTACAGCCCGGACGGCAAGACCGTCGCGTCCGGGCACGCCCGGGGAACCGATGCGCTGAAGCTGTGGGAGGCGGCGACCGGGAAGAACGTGGCGGTTCTCGACGGGCACACGTCGACGGCGTTCCTGAGCTACACTCCGAGCGGAGCGAACCTGATCACGGTGAGCGGCGACATGACCCTGGTGTGCTGGAACGTCGCCACCGGGAGGGGCGACGTCTCGTTCCGGGATGTGGACTCCGGTACCAGCGTGACCGTGAGCCCGGACGGGAAGCACGTGGCGACCGGAGGGACGTTCGACAAAGCGGTGAAGGTCTGGGACGTGGAATATGCCGACCCGCCGAAAAAGTGA
- a CDS encoding RNA polymerase sigma factor: protein MPEHTGQAPETDEQLLDRLRAGERDVFGTLVRRYERELFGYLRRYLGDEDLADDVFQNTFVQVFLKIQQYEPGRAARPWLYAIATNQAIDALRRRNRRADQRADAVTTPDEDGQPRPLFELLPAPGDGPPDSADRAEQRELVRAAVDRLPDLLRQVVILAYFQGLKYRDVADALDIPVGTVKSRLHAALARLTQDWSANQEAEDGSPKAVQVPDI from the coding sequence GTGCCGGAACACACGGGTCAAGCGCCGGAGACCGACGAACAACTGCTCGACCGGCTCCGCGCCGGCGAGCGGGACGTGTTCGGCACACTCGTCCGCCGGTACGAGCGGGAGCTGTTCGGGTACCTCCGGCGGTACCTCGGCGACGAGGACCTCGCCGACGACGTGTTCCAGAACACGTTCGTGCAGGTGTTCCTGAAAATTCAGCAGTACGAGCCAGGACGGGCGGCCCGGCCGTGGCTGTACGCGATCGCCACGAACCAGGCGATCGACGCCCTCCGGCGCCGGAACCGCCGGGCCGACCAGCGGGCCGACGCGGTCACGACCCCCGATGAGGACGGCCAACCGCGCCCGCTCTTCGAACTGTTGCCGGCCCCCGGCGACGGGCCGCCGGACTCCGCCGACCGGGCCGAACAGCGCGAGCTCGTCCGCGCGGCGGTGGACCGCCTCCCGGACCTCTTGCGTCAGGTGGTCATTCTGGCGTATTTTCAGGGGCTCAAGTACCGCGACGTGGCCGACGCCCTGGACATCCCGGTCGGCACGGTCAAGTCACGGTTGCACGCCGCCCTCGCCCGACTCACCCAGGACTGGTCGGCGAATCAGGAAGCGGAAGACGGAAGTCCGAAAGCGGTCCAGGTGCCCGACATCTGA
- a CDS encoding HD domain-containing phosphohydrolase, producing MKRPLRLRGISGDIKGQVWESDTLLRAGRLGSLEIVLDDNSVSRRHAEVRHGTDGWHVRDLESTNGTYVNGVRIGPGDQPLRPRDIVQFGKVAVIVELTDATPDGPPSNQHVIAATQSSYEDGIRRLAYDRNHMPRAGEQMFALLRAGHHFVHMQSEDQLLDAVLNDAVSVLEAQRGAIVLAEGDGPDPKMRLRALAVGQGEPPGRFHYSKKLTARCFASGVSLLYSTLTADDETKVTQSITDGAMASVMCVLLRTPRKRLGVLHLDRCFWQSPFTEDDLHLADALAAHVSAAIESAQLLRRQKDQFLKTVSVLAQAVELRDDYTGNHTQRVTRYAILLGEKLELPDDQLELIKIGGPLHDIGKIGIDDAILRKPGRLTGEEYAIMQTHTTKGAEILSSVPEMEPIIPIVRSHHERWDGTGYPDRLRGEQIPLLARIVAVADAFDAMTSNRPYHENKKGKPPAWAFEEVERQLGRQFDPTAGAAFIAIREEIIRAMVELLPGTELESPEPVTVDGFVHDPRG from the coding sequence GTGAAGCGTCCCCTTCGACTGCGCGGCATTAGCGGCGACATCAAGGGCCAGGTGTGGGAATCGGACACGCTGCTCCGCGCCGGCCGGCTCGGGTCGCTCGAGATCGTTCTGGACGACAACTCGGTCAGCCGCCGCCACGCCGAGGTCCGGCACGGCACCGACGGGTGGCACGTCCGCGACCTGGAGAGCACCAACGGGACCTACGTCAACGGGGTCCGCATCGGCCCCGGGGACCAGCCGCTGAGGCCCCGCGACATCGTCCAGTTCGGCAAGGTCGCGGTCATCGTGGAGCTGACGGACGCGACCCCGGACGGCCCGCCGTCGAACCAGCACGTCATCGCCGCCACGCAGTCGAGCTACGAGGACGGCATCCGGCGGCTGGCCTACGACCGCAACCACATGCCCCGCGCCGGCGAGCAGATGTTCGCCCTCCTCCGCGCCGGGCACCACTTCGTCCACATGCAGAGCGAGGACCAGCTCCTCGACGCGGTGCTGAACGACGCGGTCAGCGTGCTGGAGGCGCAGCGCGGCGCGATCGTGCTGGCCGAGGGCGACGGCCCGGACCCGAAGATGCGGTTGCGCGCCCTGGCCGTCGGCCAGGGCGAGCCGCCCGGCCGGTTCCACTACTCCAAGAAGCTCACCGCCCGGTGCTTCGCCAGCGGGGTCTCGCTCCTCTACAGCACGCTCACCGCCGACGACGAGACGAAGGTGACGCAGAGCATCACCGACGGGGCGATGGCGAGCGTCATGTGCGTGCTGCTCCGCACCCCGCGGAAGCGGCTCGGCGTGCTGCACCTGGACCGGTGCTTCTGGCAGAGCCCGTTCACCGAGGACGACCTGCACCTGGCCGACGCCCTGGCCGCGCACGTGTCCGCGGCCATCGAGAGCGCGCAGCTCCTCCGGCGCCAGAAGGACCAGTTCCTCAAGACGGTGTCCGTGCTCGCCCAGGCGGTCGAGCTCCGGGACGACTACACCGGCAACCACACGCAGCGGGTGACGCGGTACGCGATCCTGCTCGGCGAGAAGCTGGAGCTGCCGGACGACCAGCTCGAACTCATCAAGATCGGCGGCCCGCTGCACGACATCGGCAAGATCGGCATCGACGACGCGATCCTCCGCAAGCCCGGCCGGCTCACGGGCGAGGAGTACGCGATCATGCAGACGCACACGACAAAGGGGGCCGAGATCCTCTCGTCGGTCCCGGAAATGGAGCCGATCATCCCGATCGTCCGCAGCCACCACGAGCGCTGGGACGGCACCGGGTACCCCGACCGCCTCCGGGGCGAACAGATCCCGCTCCTCGCCCGCATCGTGGCCGTCGCCGACGCGTTCGACGCGATGACCTCGAACCGCCCGTACCACGAGAACAAAAAGGGCAAGCCGCCGGCGTGGGCGTTCGAGGAAGTGGAGCGCCAGCTCGGGCGGCAGTTCGACCCGACCGCCGGGGCCGCGTTCATCGCCATCCGCGAGGAGATCATCCGGGCGATGGTGGAGCTGCTGCCCGGGACCGAACTGGAATCGCCCGAACCGGTCACCGTGGACGGCTTCGTTCACGACCCGCGGGGATAA